A genomic segment from Flavobacterium inviolabile encodes:
- a CDS encoding ATP-binding cassette domain-containing protein, with amino-acid sequence MNFNINRIIQFLNRPLLEVNQEESPATFDIQFDNVAFNADGEKAVRRISFHAEEKSVTALVGLSATDKITLTTLLSHFWDIKKGTIKIGGIPIKNIPQQQLSAFVSEIFQDSEVLNDSIYNNLKSENPEATDDAIFDATEKAQVIDFAWELPEGLHTRIGKYGYQLSVNEKLRLNIARAILKNAPILLLDEAAFSLDADQNNGIQKTIQELVKNKTLLIITDRLETIKNADQIVVPAETVEKPDELFTSNGLYSLQQKR; translated from the coding sequence ATGAACTTTAATATAAACAGAATCATACAATTCTTAAACCGGCCATTGCTGGAAGTGAATCAGGAAGAAAGCCCGGCCACCTTCGACATACAGTTTGACAATGTCGCTTTTAATGCCGATGGTGAAAAAGCCGTCCGGAGAATTTCCTTTCATGCTGAAGAAAAAAGCGTCACGGCATTAGTGGGATTATCTGCAACCGATAAAATAACGTTAACCACACTCCTTTCCCACTTTTGGGATATTAAAAAAGGAACCATTAAAATTGGCGGCATTCCCATCAAAAATATCCCGCAGCAGCAACTTTCAGCATTTGTTAGCGAAATTTTCCAGGATAGTGAAGTATTGAACGACAGTATTTACAACAACCTTAAATCGGAAAATCCGGAAGCCACGGACGATGCCATATTTGATGCTACCGAAAAAGCTCAGGTCATTGATTTTGCCTGGGAACTGCCGGAAGGATTGCACACCCGGATAGGAAAATACGGGTACCAACTGTCTGTTAATGAAAAACTGCGCCTCAATATTGCCCGGGCAATACTAAAAAACGCACCGATACTGCTTTTAGACGAAGCTGCTTTTTCCCTGGATGCAGACCAGAACAACGGTATCCAGAAAACCATTCAGGAACTGGTAAAAAACAAAACCCTGCTTATCATTACCGACAGGCTGGAAACCATAAAAAATGCCGATCAGATCGTAGTCCCGGCAGAAACAGTAGAAAAACCGGATGAATTGTTTACTTCCAACGGATTATACTCGTTGCAGCAAAAACGATAA
- a CDS encoding siderophore-interacting protein, producing MANTKENKLLHIINATLQVKAKKYITPNYLRITLTGASVNQYAAATVGENNKIFIPPAGVREIHFPHFDNGKWALPPQEVCPSIRTYTHRGIDLEKEEMYIDFVAHGDSGPASSWAIHANVGDPLGVAMYGLKTELYPKADWYLLAGDATAIPVISVILETLPETATGVAYILVENEQEIQTISTRSQVTVKWLLYNDNILTTALADAIKNHPLPDSGISRFAYVAAEFATVKTIRNYMRKEQKWERSELYAYSYWKAGNSEEQSEMERREEFQLK from the coding sequence ATGGCAAATACTAAAGAAAACAAATTATTGCACATCATTAATGCAACACTTCAGGTAAAAGCTAAAAAGTATATAACGCCTAATTATTTACGGATTACACTAACAGGGGCATCTGTAAACCAATATGCAGCAGCAACCGTAGGGGAAAACAATAAAATTTTTATTCCGCCGGCAGGTGTTCGCGAGATTCATTTTCCGCATTTTGATAACGGAAAATGGGCACTTCCGCCACAAGAGGTCTGCCCGTCCATCCGTACCTATACCCACAGGGGGATTGATCTTGAAAAAGAAGAAATGTATATTGACTTTGTTGCTCATGGCGATTCCGGTCCGGCTTCTTCCTGGGCAATCCATGCCAATGTTGGCGATCCTTTAGGTGTGGCGATGTACGGCTTAAAAACGGAACTTTACCCGAAAGCCGACTGGTATTTGCTTGCCGGCGATGCTACGGCTATTCCCGTTATCAGTGTTATACTGGAAACCTTGCCCGAAACGGCAACCGGTGTTGCCTATATACTTGTTGAAAACGAACAGGAAATACAAACCATTTCAACGCGATCGCAGGTAACGGTCAAGTGGTTGTTATATAACGACAATATTTTGACTACTGCACTGGCAGATGCCATTAAAAACCATCCGTTACCGGACTCGGGTATCAGCCGTTTTGCCTATGTAGCAGCCGAATTTGCTACTGTAAAAACGATCCGGAACTATATGCGAAAAGAGCAAAAATGGGAACGCAGCGAACTTTATGCCTACTCTTACTGGAAGGCAGGCAATAGTGAAGAACAATCGGAAATGGAACGACGTGAGGAGTTCCAGCTAAAATAA
- a CDS encoding helix-turn-helix transcriptional regulator: protein MKMVITNTDLNDILFERDLPQNFKSDKAYTESNTAIFHPKFGSSDIEDLWFEGIHITKGQTRIKEDISLKIESNYSVFEMHFTLSGSSQATTLGSKEIFRFEPQQHNLIYTKDFEGYFNFSKQEDLNNFFEVHFTEDYFQRFMNVENTVLDKFLNGIEKRSMSAMKEKNMAITPQMNLIISEIMQCKRSGLLKRLFIESKVIELFMLQLAQFETTLKEKKEVMNFQDIEKIHHAKYLLEQNISNPYTLIALAHEVGLNDFKLKKGFKAIFNTTVFGYLHDLRMEKAKHLLLEQERTIKEVADYCGYEYVQHFITAFRKKYGITPGKLQA, encoded by the coding sequence ATGAAAATGGTTATTACGAATACAGATCTCAATGATATTTTGTTTGAGCGGGATTTGCCACAGAATTTTAAAAGCGATAAAGCCTATACCGAAAGTAACACTGCTATATTTCATCCGAAATTCGGTTCGTCGGATATCGAAGATTTATGGTTTGAGGGAATCCACATTACGAAAGGGCAAACCCGGATCAAAGAAGATATTTCCTTAAAAATAGAGAGTAATTATTCCGTATTTGAAATGCATTTTACGCTTTCCGGATCCAGCCAGGCCACTACTTTAGGCTCCAAAGAGATCTTTCGTTTTGAACCACAGCAGCATAATCTTATTTATACCAAAGATTTTGAGGGGTATTTTAATTTTTCGAAACAGGAAGATCTGAATAACTTTTTTGAAGTGCATTTTACCGAAGATTATTTTCAGCGTTTTATGAATGTTGAAAATACCGTACTGGATAAGTTTCTTAACGGTATTGAAAAAAGGAGTATGTCGGCAATGAAAGAGAAAAATATGGCGATTACGCCACAGATGAATCTTATCATTTCGGAAATCATGCAGTGCAAACGTTCCGGTTTGCTGAAACGTCTTTTTATCGAGTCGAAGGTTATTGAGCTGTTTATGTTACAGCTTGCCCAGTTTGAAACGACCTTAAAGGAGAAAAAAGAGGTGATGAATTTCCAGGATATCGAAAAAATCCATCATGCAAAATATTTACTGGAGCAGAACATCAGCAATCCTTACACGCTAATAGCGCTGGCGCATGAAGTAGGACTAAACGATTTTAAATTAAAAAAAGGCTTTAAAGCAATCTTTAACACTACTGTTTTTGGCTATCTGCACGACTTACGAATGGAAAAAGCGAAACATTTGCTGCTGGAACAGGAAAGGACTATTAAGGAAGTAGCTGATTATTGCGGCTATGAATATGTGCAGCATTTTATCACGGCTTTCCGTAAAAAATATGGTATTACACCGGGAAAACTACAAGCCTAA
- a CDS encoding sensor histidine kinase codes for MTITNRLSLLFTFLTASIVLVFAVIIYLSGEKSRERAFYKSLNKEAITKANLFFKAKIDTQTLQAIYTNNRSIINEVEVAIYDDSFNLLYHDDVDIDIVKENKKMLHSVLKKKEIRFYLDKWQAIGLKYEYQNKNYIIMAAAYDQNGYHSSDSIKRTILILFFSSILFIYIMGRIFSKKALSPVSNIVANVKVISATNLDLRVQIPNSKDEIAELATTFNEMLNRLEKSFEAQKDFVSNISHELRTPLTAMLTELQLSVSNMRTNEEYQKSITNAINDAQKLVRLSNSLLDLAKANYDQAEIGLKEIRLDEVLLDARNDVMHNQPEFKVNLIFEKEIEDDDFISVKGNEYLLKVAFMNLIENGCKFSEEKESTVAITYFKTKTIIRFQDNGIGINNEDLPNIFTPFFRGDNKNFAGGNGIGLSLTQKIIALHNGSISVVSEPGQGTTFTIELPHI; via the coding sequence ATGACAATTACAAACAGACTCAGCCTATTATTTACCTTTCTGACGGCTTCCATCGTGTTGGTCTTTGCAGTCATTATCTACCTGTCCGGCGAAAAAAGCAGGGAGAGAGCCTTCTATAAAAGCCTGAACAAAGAAGCCATCACAAAAGCCAACCTGTTTTTCAAGGCTAAAATTGACACCCAGACCCTGCAGGCGATTTACACCAATAACCGTTCGATAATCAACGAAGTTGAAGTTGCCATTTATGACGATTCCTTTAACTTATTATACCATGATGATGTGGATATTGATATCGTAAAAGAAAATAAAAAAATGCTGCATTCCGTTTTGAAAAAAAAGGAAATCCGTTTCTATCTCGACAAATGGCAGGCTATCGGTTTAAAATACGAATATCAAAACAAGAACTATATTATCATGGCGGCGGCCTATGACCAGAACGGTTACCACAGTTCCGATTCCATTAAACGCACCATCCTTATTTTATTCTTCTCCTCCATCCTGTTTATCTACATCATGGGGCGCATCTTTTCCAAAAAAGCCTTATCGCCGGTGAGCAATATTGTAGCCAACGTAAAGGTGATCTCGGCAACCAATCTGGATTTAAGAGTACAAATACCCAATAGCAAAGACGAAATTGCTGAGCTAGCAACCACTTTTAACGAAATGCTGAACCGCCTGGAAAAATCATTTGAAGCACAAAAAGATTTTGTTTCCAATATTTCACACGAACTGCGCACGCCATTAACAGCCATGCTAACCGAACTGCAACTATCAGTGAGCAATATGCGCACCAACGAAGAATATCAAAAATCCATTACAAACGCGATAAATGATGCGCAAAAACTGGTCCGGTTATCCAACAGTCTGCTGGATCTTGCCAAAGCCAATTATGACCAGGCAGAAATCGGACTGAAAGAAATTCGCCTCGATGAAGTCTTACTGGATGCGCGGAACGATGTGATGCACAACCAGCCGGAATTTAAAGTAAACCTTATTTTTGAAAAGGAAATTGAAGACGACGATTTTATATCCGTAAAAGGCAATGAATACCTGCTGAAAGTTGCCTTTATGAATCTGATTGAAAACGGCTGTAAATTTTCGGAAGAAAAGGAAAGCACTGTAGCGATAACCTATTTTAAAACAAAAACGATAATCCGTTTTCAGGACAACGGTATCGGGATCAATAACGAAGATCTGCCGAATATCTTCACTCCTTTTTTCAGAGGTGATAACAAGAATTTTGCCGGAGGAAACGGGATCGGCCTGTCCCTGACCCAAAAGATAATTGCCTTGCATAACGGTAGTATTTCCGTAGTGTCCGAACCCGGCCAGGGAACCACCTTTACAATCGAATTACCCCATATTTAA
- a CDS encoding response regulator transcription factor — protein sequence MPKILIIEDDTRVAELLKRGLDEEGYETQLAYDGEMGKKLSLYNTYDLVITDIVLPKISGLDLCQSIKNSNPGLPIIMLTALGTTDDKVDGFDAGADDYLVKPFDFRELMARIRVLLKRSTNAPNYTDKFTYQDLELDYNTKTIKRSGKEISLTPKEFKLLEYMMQNAERVLSRTEIAEKVWNTHFDTGTNFIDVYINYLRKKIDKDFDNKLIHTKSGMGFILKLESND from the coding sequence ATGCCTAAAATTTTAATTATTGAAGACGATACAAGAGTAGCCGAACTGCTAAAAAGAGGCCTGGATGAAGAAGGCTATGAAACCCAGCTGGCCTATGACGGGGAAATGGGAAAAAAGCTTTCCTTATACAACACTTACGATCTTGTGATTACCGATATCGTATTGCCCAAGATCAGCGGACTGGATTTGTGCCAGTCGATTAAAAACAGTAATCCCGGCTTACCGATTATTATGCTGACGGCTTTGGGAACGACCGATGACAAGGTTGACGGTTTCGATGCCGGAGCCGATGACTACCTCGTCAAACCATTTGATTTCAGGGAATTAATGGCACGCATCCGGGTATTGCTGAAACGCAGTACAAACGCACCAAATTATACCGACAAATTCACTTACCAGGATCTGGAACTGGATTATAACACCAAAACCATTAAACGCTCCGGAAAAGAAATCAGCTTAACGCCAAAAGAGTTCAAGCTTCTGGAATACATGATGCAAAATGCCGAACGCGTACTGAGCCGGACCGAAATTGCCGAAAAAGTATGGAACACCCATTTTGATACCGGAACCAATTTTATCGATGTTTACATCAATTACCTCCGCAAAAAGATTGACAAGGATTTCGACAACAAACTGATCCATACAAAATCCGGTATGGGATTTATTCTGAAACTGGAAAGCAACGACTAA
- a CDS encoding PUR family DNA/RNA-binding protein, producing the protein MRENEMLEKEEIFSKVLRAGRRTYFFDVRATKADDYYITITESKKFTEDDGSFHFKKHKIYLYKEDFVAFKEILNEMTSYVLNHKGEEVISERHQKDFKKEYFSEKTEETKSSGSFTDIDFDDI; encoded by the coding sequence ATGAGAGAAAATGAAATGTTAGAAAAAGAAGAAATTTTTTCTAAAGTTTTACGAGCAGGAAGAAGAACGTATTTCTTCGATGTGAGAGCTACAAAAGCTGACGATTACTACATTACCATCACCGAAAGCAAGAAATTTACGGAAGATGATGGTTCATTCCATTTCAAAAAACACAAAATTTATTTATATAAAGAGGATTTTGTTGCTTTTAAAGAGATTTTAAATGAAATGACTTCTTATGTTTTAAACCATAAAGGAGAAGAAGTAATTTCTGAAAGACACCAAAAAGACTTTAAAAAAGAATATTTTTCAGAGAAAACAGAAGAAACGAAATCTTCCGGAAGCTTCACTGATATTGACTTTGATGATATTTAA
- a CDS encoding ABC transporter ATP-binding protein produces the protein MKELQYLNKYFIKYKYRFLLGIIITIVAQFFTLYTPKLVGDSIKALENSKLDASVVRSLLLENIILILTTTLIAGFLTFLMRQTLIVMSRHVEFDLKNEVFQQYERLSQNFYKKNRTGDLMNRISEDVGKVRQYVGPAVMYSINTIIRFAVVTVQMYIISPKLTLYSLLPLPFLAYSIFKISSEINKRSTLYQQNLSRLSTFTQEMFSGIRVIKAYSIENEKQEDFIKLSQDSKNKNMQLAKVNALFGPLMILLIGASNLVVIYVGGMMYINGSIPDIGVIAQFILYINMLTWPVASLGWVSSMVQEAEASQKRINEFLKIEPEIQNTVPEKTEIEGEVAFEDVTFVYEDTNIKALNNVSFRIKKGETLAILGKTGSGKSTILSLISRLYDVNEGAVKIDHRNIDTLNLFDVRNNIGFVPQDAFLFSDSIKNNIKFGNEEATDEEVIEAAKKAVVHKNIVKFKNQYDTILGERGITLSGGQKQRVSIARALIKNAPILLLDDCLSAVDTETEEAILSNLMEFCKDKTTIIVSHRVSSAKNADQIIILDDGKIIQQGTHNQLVNQEGYYKDLYFKQLSEKELQ, from the coding sequence ATGAAAGAACTACAATATTTAAACAAATATTTCATCAAATATAAATACCGCTTTTTATTAGGAATCATAATTACAATTGTAGCCCAATTCTTTACACTCTATACCCCTAAACTGGTTGGCGATTCTATAAAGGCATTGGAAAACAGTAAATTAGACGCTTCCGTGGTGCGGAGCCTGCTGTTGGAAAACATCATTTTGATATTGACCACTACCCTGATCGCCGGTTTTTTAACCTTCCTGATGCGCCAGACCTTAATTGTAATGTCCCGTCATGTCGAATTTGATTTAAAGAATGAAGTATTCCAGCAATACGAACGCCTTTCGCAAAATTTCTATAAGAAAAACAGAACCGGTGATTTAATGAACCGTATCAGTGAAGACGTTGGAAAAGTGCGCCAGTATGTGGGGCCGGCCGTGATGTATTCCATCAATACCATTATCCGCTTTGCCGTTGTTACGGTACAAATGTATATTATCTCGCCAAAGCTTACCTTATATTCATTACTGCCATTGCCTTTCCTGGCCTACAGTATTTTTAAGATCAGCTCCGAGATCAACAAGCGCAGCACCTTATACCAGCAAAACCTGTCCCGGCTTTCCACCTTTACTCAGGAAATGTTTTCCGGAATACGGGTTATTAAAGCCTATTCCATTGAAAATGAAAAACAGGAAGACTTTATAAAACTATCGCAGGACAGTAAAAACAAAAACATGCAGCTGGCCAAAGTGAACGCACTTTTCGGTCCGTTAATGATACTGTTAATCGGTGCCAGTAACCTTGTTGTAATTTACGTTGGCGGTATGATGTATATTAACGGCAGCATTCCGGATATTGGCGTGATCGCACAGTTTATACTTTATATCAACATGCTTACCTGGCCGGTAGCCTCATTAGGGTGGGTATCCTCTATGGTTCAGGAAGCGGAAGCCTCTCAGAAGCGAATCAACGAATTCCTGAAAATTGAACCGGAAATCCAAAACACCGTACCGGAGAAAACCGAAATTGAAGGCGAAGTTGCTTTCGAAGACGTTACCTTTGTTTATGAAGACACAAACATCAAAGCCCTGAACAATGTTTCCTTCCGTATCAAAAAAGGCGAAACACTTGCCATATTAGGTAAAACCGGTTCCGGTAAATCAACAATACTCTCCTTAATAAGCAGACTGTATGATGTTAATGAAGGTGCCGTAAAAATTGACCATCGAAACATTGATACCTTAAATTTATTCGATGTCAGAAACAATATCGGCTTTGTACCACAGGATGCTTTCCTTTTCTCCGATTCGATCAAAAACAACATCAAATTCGGAAATGAAGAAGCAACCGACGAAGAAGTAATCGAAGCCGCTAAAAAGGCAGTCGTTCACAAAAACATCGTTAAATTCAAAAACCAGTACGATACCATATTGGGTGAAAGAGGTATCACACTTTCCGGCGGACAGAAGCAGCGGGTTTCCATTGCACGTGCCTTAATTAAAAACGCTCCGATACTACTTTTAGACGATTGCCTGTCGGCAGTGGATACCGAGACAGAAGAGGCAATTTTGAGCAATTTAATGGAATTCTGTAAAGATAAAACTACAATTATTGTCAGTCACAGGGTTTCTTCAGCCAAAAATGCCGACCAGATTATCATTCTTGACGACGGAAAAATAATCCAGCAAGGAACTCATAATCAATTAGTAAACCAGGAAGGCTATTATAAAGACTTATATTTTAAGCAACTTTCGGAAAAAGAATTACAATAA
- a CDS encoding Glu/Leu/Phe/Val dehydrogenase dimerization domain-containing protein, with product MITEVTTANELHKIDPVFGQVSFDNHEQIVFCHDKDTGLKAIIGVHNTVLGPALGGTRIWKYTNEWEALNDVLRLSRGMTFKSAISGLDLGGGKAVIIGDSKTDKTPEMITRFGQFVNSLSGKYITAEDVGSTTADMDLIRDVTPYVTGISESRGGSGNPSPVTAYGVYMGMKAAAKYQFGSDNLEGKKILVQGIGHVGETLVELITKEGALVQITDINEGRLQEVGAKYGAKVFSGADLYSADVDIYAPCALGATINDDTIEKIQAKVIAGAANNQLAVENVHGARLQERGILYAPDFLINAGGIINVYGEIAGYGKEEAMRRTENIFNTTLDIFNYAKENNITTHQAAMRMAQNRIDARKKENTK from the coding sequence ATGATAACAGAAGTTACAACTGCTAATGAGCTTCATAAAATTGACCCGGTTTTTGGTCAAGTTTCATTTGATAATCATGAGCAAATCGTATTTTGTCACGACAAAGATACTGGTTTAAAAGCAATAATTGGTGTTCATAACACAGTTTTAGGACCTGCTTTGGGAGGAACAAGAATCTGGAAATACACTAACGAATGGGAAGCATTAAACGATGTTTTGCGTCTGTCTCGTGGAATGACTTTCAAATCAGCAATTTCAGGATTAGATTTAGGTGGTGGTAAAGCGGTAATCATCGGTGATTCAAAAACGGATAAAACTCCGGAGATGATCACGAGATTCGGACAGTTTGTAAACTCATTAAGCGGTAAGTATATTACTGCAGAAGATGTAGGTTCTACTACAGCTGATATGGATCTTATCCGTGATGTAACACCTTATGTAACGGGTATTTCAGAATCAAGAGGTGGTTCCGGTAATCCTTCTCCTGTAACAGCTTATGGTGTTTATATGGGAATGAAGGCGGCAGCTAAATACCAGTTTGGTTCGGATAATTTAGAAGGTAAAAAAATCTTAGTACAGGGTATCGGACACGTAGGTGAAACTTTAGTAGAGTTAATCACTAAGGAAGGTGCTTTGGTACAGATTACAGATATTAACGAAGGACGTTTACAGGAAGTTGGTGCTAAATATGGTGCTAAAGTATTCAGCGGTGCTGATTTGTACAGTGCTGATGTGGATATCTATGCTCCTTGTGCTTTAGGGGCAACAATCAACGACGATACTATCGAAAAAATCCAGGCAAAAGTAATTGCCGGAGCAGCAAACAACCAGTTAGCTGTTGAAAACGTTCACGGTGCAAGATTACAGGAAAGAGGTATTTTATATGCTCCGGATTTCTTAATCAATGCCGGTGGAATCATTAACGTATACGGAGAAATCGCCGGATATGGTAAAGAGGAAGCTATGCGCAGAACAGAAAATATCTTCAATACTACATTGGATATTTTCAATTATGCAAAAGAGAATAACATTACTACGCACCAGGCAGCTATGAGAATGGCGCAGAATCGTATTGATGCAAGAAAAAAAGAAAACACGAAGTAG
- the nusB gene encoding transcription antitermination factor NusB codes for MLNRRHIRVKVMQSIYAMHQNSSDNLEKEEKFLFYSIENIQDLYLIMLSSLVEIKRAEEDFIDKSSKKHLATKEERNPNKKFVSNAVLEILSENNSLSIALEDRKINNWKNNDDYILILLDDIKNSKLYADYMHNDVNDFEEDKQFVEDIFTEIIAPNEKLYDYLEDNKLTWVDDIPLVNTAIQKQLKQIKDTNPDAVIVPKLYKDIDDKEFVRNLFRKTILNNSELTKEFIDKTPNWDAERIAEIDAIILKMAICEFLKFPSIPVKVTINEYLEIAKEYSTPKSSIFINGILDNLVKDYQKENKLIKTGRGLM; via the coding sequence ATGTTAAACAGAAGACATATTCGTGTGAAAGTGATGCAGTCAATATATGCCATGCATCAAAATAGTTCAGATAATCTTGAAAAAGAGGAGAAATTCCTGTTCTATAGTATAGAAAATATTCAGGATTTATACCTCATTATGCTTTCTTCTCTGGTAGAAATCAAAAGAGCAGAAGAGGATTTCATCGATAAATCGAGTAAAAAGCACCTTGCCACTAAGGAAGAACGCAATCCCAATAAAAAATTTGTCAGCAATGCCGTTTTGGAAATCCTTTCCGAAAACAATTCGTTAAGCATTGCGTTAGAAGACAGAAAAATCAACAACTGGAAAAATAACGACGATTATATCCTTATTTTATTGGATGACATCAAAAACAGTAAGTTGTATGCCGACTACATGCACAATGATGTGAATGATTTTGAGGAAGACAAGCAGTTTGTAGAAGATATCTTTACCGAAATAATTGCACCGAATGAAAAGTTATACGATTATCTGGAAGATAACAAACTAACATGGGTGGATGATATTCCATTGGTAAATACCGCTATTCAGAAGCAGTTAAAGCAAATTAAGGATACCAATCCGGATGCTGTTATTGTACCGAAGCTGTATAAGGATATTGATGACAAGGAGTTTGTTCGAAACTTATTCCGCAAAACGATCCTTAACAATTCGGAGTTAACCAAAGAATTTATTGATAAGACACCTAACTGGGATGCAGAACGTATTGCCGAGATTGATGCCATTATCCTTAAAATGGCGATTTGTGAATTTTTAAAATTCCCGTCTATTCCGGTAAAAGTAACAATTAACGAATATTTAGAAATTGCGAAAGAGTATTCTACTCCAAAAAGTAGTATTTTTATCAACGGAATTTTAGATAATCTGGTTAAAGATTATCAAAAAGAAAATAAACTGATCAAAACCGGCAGAGGTTTAATGTAA
- a CDS encoding DUF1573 domain-containing protein, whose amino-acid sequence MINKTLGMLAIASLVLTTSCKKENASDKIDDASVELATKNNEASGKLPVIKFNEEEHNFGTINEGDKAETVFTVTNEGEADLIIVNAQGSCGCTVPEWPKEPIKPGASVPLKVTFDSTGKPGQQQKTVTLTTNTAKGTETVTIKAEVTPKAK is encoded by the coding sequence ATGATTAACAAAACTCTTGGAATGTTAGCCATAGCTTCATTAGTGCTAACAACTTCTTGTAAAAAAGAAAATGCATCGGATAAAATTGATGATGCGAGTGTTGAGCTTGCCACTAAAAACAACGAAGCTTCAGGGAAATTACCTGTAATTAAATTCAACGAAGAAGAGCACAATTTCGGAACAATCAACGAAGGAGATAAAGCGGAAACTGTATTTACAGTTACCAATGAAGGAGAAGCCGATTTAATTATTGTAAATGCACAGGGAAGCTGTGGATGTACGGTACCGGAATGGCCAAAAGAACCAATCAAACCGGGAGCTTCTGTACCGTTGAAAGTTACTTTTGATTCTACAGGAAAACCGGGACAACAACAAAAAACAGTTACATTAACAACCAATACAGCTAAAGGAACTGAAACAGTTACAATCAAGGCTGAAGTAACGCCAAAAGCTAAATAA
- the yajC gene encoding preprotein translocase subunit YajC, with protein MGQISQFLPIILMFVVVYFLMIRPQQTRQKKEKQFEKDIKVGDKIVTKSGMHGKIAELYEDTIVIETMAGKLKYERSAISMELSMKVNAQK; from the coding sequence ATGGGACAAATAAGTCAGTTTTTACCAATAATATTAATGTTCGTGGTGGTTTATTTCTTAATGATCAGACCGCAACAGACAAGACAGAAAAAAGAAAAACAATTTGAAAAAGATATTAAAGTAGGGGATAAGATTGTTACCAAATCCGGTATGCATGGAAAAATCGCTGAACTTTATGAGGATACAATCGTAATTGAAACGATGGCCGGAAAACTTAAATATGAGCGTTCCGCTATTTCAATGGAATTAAGTATGAAAGTAAACGCTCAGAAATAA
- a CDS encoding T9SS type A sorting domain-containing protein, with the protein MTYSICEVANSTNCSTATAIVLVEPGMSVKDFGTMLVNIYPNPATTTVTIKLMNNISNASVTVFDMNGRQVLRQNLHNEESSINVDQFEAGVYIFNIVTDQGKTTKRLIKTNK; encoded by the coding sequence ATGACTTACTCTATCTGTGAGGTTGCAAACAGTACTAACTGTAGTACTGCAACAGCAATTGTTTTAGTTGAGCCAGGAATGAGTGTTAAAGATTTCGGCACAATGCTGGTTAACATCTATCCTAACCCGGCTACTACTACAGTAACGATTAAATTGATGAACAACATTTCTAATGCAAGCGTGACTGTGTTCGATATGAACGGACGTCAGGTGTTGCGTCAGAATTTACACAACGAAGAGAGCAGCATTAATGTTGATCAATTCGAAGCGGGTGTTTACATCTTCAACATCGTAACCGATCAAGGTAAAACAACTAAGAGACTGATCAAAACAAACAAATAG